The following proteins come from a genomic window of Prionailurus viverrinus isolate Anna chromosome D1, UM_Priviv_1.0, whole genome shotgun sequence:
- the IRF7 gene encoding interferon regulatory factor 7 isoform X1: protein MAAAPERGPPRPRFADWLLGEVGSGRYEGLRWLDAARTRFRVPWKHFARKDLGEADARIFKAWAVARGRWPPSNSGSDQLASEGALRASWKTNFRCALHSTQRFVMLQDNSGDPTDPHKVYALSSALGWREGPGTNQGDEKAPEDARPLMGGLPRPCPAGAAAERQGPRLSSELCAPSSPLGSAGNAGDLLLQALEQSCLEDHLLEAAWGLDPIPPEVPGPALPNMVPYLPRAVETAPSPRLQALQQAQVTDAGPAPALEPWQPPREAAPGIRTAGEVVAGPGRSQIGSQAEPSPGALEVTIMYKGRTVLQETVGRPSFVFLYGSPSPAAEAAEPQHVAFPSPAELPDQKQLHYTEKLLQHVAPGLQLELRGPRLWARRLGKCKVYWEVGGPLGSASPSTPPCLLQRNQDTPIFDFSAFFRELVEFRACRRRGSPHYTIYLGFGQDLSAGRPKEKSLVLVKLEPWLCRAHLEYVQREGVSSLDSSSLGLCLSSCNSLYEALEHFLMEVEQPA from the exons ATGGCCGCGGCTCCCGAAAG GGGGCCCCCGCGCCCGCGGTTCGCGGACTGGCTTCTGGGGGAGGTCGGCAGCGGCCGCTACGAAGGCCTGCGGTGGCTGGACGCGGCCCGCACGCGCTTCCGCGTGCCTTGGAAGCACTTCGCGCGGAAGGACCTGGGCGAGGCCGACGCGCGCATCTTTAAG GCTTGGGCCGTGGCCCGCGGCAGGTGGCCGCCCAGCAACAGCGGAAGTGACCAGCTGGCTTCCGAAGGCGCGCTCCGCGCCAGCTGGAAAACCAACTTCCGCTGTGCGCTGCACAGCACCCAGCGCTTTGTGATGCTGCAAGACAACTCGGGGGACCCCACCGACCCGCATAAGGTGTACGCGCTCAGCTCCGCACTGGGGTGGAGAG AAGGCCCAGGCACTAACCAGGGGGACGAGAAGGCCCCGGAAGACGCCAGACCCTTGATG GGTGGGCTCCCTAGGCCGTGCCCGGCAGGAGCTGCTGCTGAGAGGCAGGGGCCCAGGCTGAGCTCTGAGCTCTGTGCCCCCAGCTCCCCTTTGGGCTCCGCTGGCAATGCTGGGGACCTCttgctccaggctctggagcagAGCTGCCTGGAGGACCATCTGCTGGAAGCTGCATGGGGGTTGGACCCTATCCCCCCGGAGGTCCCTG GCCCAGCGCTCCCCAACATGGTGCCATACCTGCCTAGGGCAGTGGagacagcccccagccccaggctgcagGCCCTGCAGCAGGCCCAGGTGACAG ACGCAGGCCCGGCCCCAGCCCTGGAGCCCTGGCAGCCCCCACGGGAGGCGGCGCCTGGCATCCGGACGGCAGGTGAGGTCGTGGCCGGGCCCGGCCGCTCACAGATCGGGTCACAGGCAGAGCCCAGCCCGGGGGCCCTGGAGGTGACCATCATGTACAAGGGCCGCACAGTGCTGCAGGAGACCGTGGGGCGTCCGAGCTTCGTGTTTCTGTATGGGTCCCCCAGCCCAGCCGCCGAGGCCGCAGAGCCCCAGCATGTGGCCTTCCCGAGCCCGGCCGAGCTCCCGGACCAGAAGCAGCTTCACTACACAGAGAAGCTCTTGCAGCACGTGGCCCCCGGCCTGCAGCTGGAGCTCCGGGGGCCCAGGCTGTGGGCGCGGCGCCTGGGCAAATGCAAGGTCTACTGGGAGGTGGGCGGGCCCCTGGGCTCCGCCAGCCCCTCCACGCCCCCGTGCCTGCTGCAAAGGAACCAGGACACCCCCATCTTCGACTTCAGCGCCTTCTTCCGAG AGCTGGTAGAGTTCCGGGCTTGCCGGCGTCGGGGCTCCCCGCACTACACCATCTACCTGGGCTTTGGGCAGGACCTGTCGGCTGGGAGGCCCAAGGAGAAGAGCCTGGTCCTGGTGAAG CTGGAGCCGTGGCTGTGCCGGGCGCACCTGGAGTACGTGCAGCGAGAAGGCGTGTCCTCCCTGGACAGCAGCAGCCTCGGCCTCTGCCTGTCCAGCTGCAACAGCCTCTACGAGGCCCTGGAGCACTTCCTCATGGAGGTGGAACAGCCCGCCTAA
- the IRF7 gene encoding interferon regulatory factor 7 isoform X2: MAAAPERGPPRPRFADWLLGEVGSGRYEGLRWLDAARTRFRVPWKHFARKDLGEADARIFKAWAVARGRWPPSNSGSDQLASEGALRASWKTNFRCALHSTQRFVMLQDNSGDPTDPHKVYALSSALGWRGPGTNQGDEKAPEDARPLMGGLPRPCPAGAAAERQGPRLSSELCAPSSPLGSAGNAGDLLLQALEQSCLEDHLLEAAWGLDPIPPEVPGPALPNMVPYLPRAVETAPSPRLQALQQAQVTDAGPAPALEPWQPPREAAPGIRTAGEVVAGPGRSQIGSQAEPSPGALEVTIMYKGRTVLQETVGRPSFVFLYGSPSPAAEAAEPQHVAFPSPAELPDQKQLHYTEKLLQHVAPGLQLELRGPRLWARRLGKCKVYWEVGGPLGSASPSTPPCLLQRNQDTPIFDFSAFFRELVEFRACRRRGSPHYTIYLGFGQDLSAGRPKEKSLVLVKLEPWLCRAHLEYVQREGVSSLDSSSLGLCLSSCNSLYEALEHFLMEVEQPA, translated from the exons ATGGCCGCGGCTCCCGAAAG GGGGCCCCCGCGCCCGCGGTTCGCGGACTGGCTTCTGGGGGAGGTCGGCAGCGGCCGCTACGAAGGCCTGCGGTGGCTGGACGCGGCCCGCACGCGCTTCCGCGTGCCTTGGAAGCACTTCGCGCGGAAGGACCTGGGCGAGGCCGACGCGCGCATCTTTAAG GCTTGGGCCGTGGCCCGCGGCAGGTGGCCGCCCAGCAACAGCGGAAGTGACCAGCTGGCTTCCGAAGGCGCGCTCCGCGCCAGCTGGAAAACCAACTTCCGCTGTGCGCTGCACAGCACCCAGCGCTTTGTGATGCTGCAAGACAACTCGGGGGACCCCACCGACCCGCATAAGGTGTACGCGCTCAGCTCCGCACTGGGGTGGAGAG GCCCAGGCACTAACCAGGGGGACGAGAAGGCCCCGGAAGACGCCAGACCCTTGATG GGTGGGCTCCCTAGGCCGTGCCCGGCAGGAGCTGCTGCTGAGAGGCAGGGGCCCAGGCTGAGCTCTGAGCTCTGTGCCCCCAGCTCCCCTTTGGGCTCCGCTGGCAATGCTGGGGACCTCttgctccaggctctggagcagAGCTGCCTGGAGGACCATCTGCTGGAAGCTGCATGGGGGTTGGACCCTATCCCCCCGGAGGTCCCTG GCCCAGCGCTCCCCAACATGGTGCCATACCTGCCTAGGGCAGTGGagacagcccccagccccaggctgcagGCCCTGCAGCAGGCCCAGGTGACAG ACGCAGGCCCGGCCCCAGCCCTGGAGCCCTGGCAGCCCCCACGGGAGGCGGCGCCTGGCATCCGGACGGCAGGTGAGGTCGTGGCCGGGCCCGGCCGCTCACAGATCGGGTCACAGGCAGAGCCCAGCCCGGGGGCCCTGGAGGTGACCATCATGTACAAGGGCCGCACAGTGCTGCAGGAGACCGTGGGGCGTCCGAGCTTCGTGTTTCTGTATGGGTCCCCCAGCCCAGCCGCCGAGGCCGCAGAGCCCCAGCATGTGGCCTTCCCGAGCCCGGCCGAGCTCCCGGACCAGAAGCAGCTTCACTACACAGAGAAGCTCTTGCAGCACGTGGCCCCCGGCCTGCAGCTGGAGCTCCGGGGGCCCAGGCTGTGGGCGCGGCGCCTGGGCAAATGCAAGGTCTACTGGGAGGTGGGCGGGCCCCTGGGCTCCGCCAGCCCCTCCACGCCCCCGTGCCTGCTGCAAAGGAACCAGGACACCCCCATCTTCGACTTCAGCGCCTTCTTCCGAG AGCTGGTAGAGTTCCGGGCTTGCCGGCGTCGGGGCTCCCCGCACTACACCATCTACCTGGGCTTTGGGCAGGACCTGTCGGCTGGGAGGCCCAAGGAGAAGAGCCTGGTCCTGGTGAAG CTGGAGCCGTGGCTGTGCCGGGCGCACCTGGAGTACGTGCAGCGAGAAGGCGTGTCCTCCCTGGACAGCAGCAGCCTCGGCCTCTGCCTGTCCAGCTGCAACAGCCTCTACGAGGCCCTGGAGCACTTCCTCATGGAGGTGGAACAGCCCGCCTAA